The segment CAACCCAGTGAATTGTAGAGCTTCTGATGCAGGTAGGCTATTTTCTCAGAGCGAGTTCTTTTAAGTAATGGGACCCACTCCCAATAAGGAAGCTCTATGACGACATAGCCTGCTCGTACCAGCTGCCTCCTCTTCATACTGTGCAATCCCAGAAGGATGTGGGAACTGTGGCAGTAGTGATTACGGTTAGATACCTGAATGGCAAGTTTTCTGATTTCTGATTTCTGAGCAGCATTTTGGTTTGCAATCTTCGAGTTAGTCAATGAACTtaggagactgtctgtaagggaaACATCGTTTCTAAATAGTTTTAGATTCAAACCTACGTGGCTTCTTTCTTTGACGTCTTCAGTTTTGTGCAAATCTTTAACAAACCCATCTTCTCTCACGCACAAACCGTCAAAGTCACTTTTTAAACTGGATCTGCCGGTGCTGCCTTTGGCAAGTTGGGAAATTAGCTCATCAGTGACCTGAACACTATTGAACTTCAGCTCAAGTTTTTTCAAGTCCTTGTTTGTTGCTTCTGTGTTGAATGGCAGTGGCTCACCACTGGGGTCAAAGTGCACCTCAAGGTCAGCTGACCTGGTATGCGGCAAAATCAGATGTTTCTTTACAAACTGAGGGCCACCAAGCATGACTTGCAGCAGAGTGGCAGCTTCAACCATCTCTGGCTTCATACAAATATCCTGCCTGGCAAAATTCCAGAGCATTTCTGTGACTTCCTGCCGTAATTGCAAGGGGAGACGGTGACCTGTGTAATCGGGGCACTCAATTGCCACCGTTCCATCGAGTGTGAAGAGATCTTTCTTCAGCTCAAATGGACTCCCATCGATCGCCAACTTAATAAAATGTGGACTCAAAGCAACATTGATCAGGTTGTGAGGGAAGCGCTGACTAAACGCCAGTGCCAACAAAGCGGTGAGAAAATGCTCTGGGAAACGCTGATATTCATGTGTTTTAAGGTGCAACTGCTCAGTTAAGCTGGAAAAAAATTCAGTAGCATTTTCAGGCTCATAGTTCAAGGCCGAAAAGGACCAGAGGTATTTAGCAATGTCTTTGCTCCTACAGTACTGTACCTTTGAAGGCACCTTGGCAGCAACAGAATCCAGGAGATGAGTGTCTCGATAGCGCAACGATGCACATGCCAACACAATATGCATTACCCCCTGAGTGCCAATTTTAGGAATCCGTTCAGCTGCTACCTCCCCTAGACGCTCCAAGAAAGGCATGTGGCTCACGTGTGTGTAGCGGAACATCTTCAACACGTTCACCAAGCTAtaattgctaatgtcttccatttTTGCAGCAACCTTGTCACCAATTCTCCTCATCAGCTGCTCAGAAAATCCATTTTTTGACTTGAAGAAACCCAAGCAGGCAGCTCCAATCTCCTCCaggttcatctggtccaggtaattgGACAGCAGCAGTTCCAGTTTCTGCATGAGATCTGCAGGGGCTTGGCGGCTTTCCCCAATGATGTAAAGGAGCTGAACTAGTTGGGGCATAGTCAGCTCTTTCCAACGCAAGCCCACGTAGCTCAGGACTAGTTCCATGTACCGTGGCACACTGTACCCAAGGTAGCGCCACATGTCGGCTACGTACAAGAGCTGATTAAACTCCATGTCCCACACACGGCGGCAGAACTCAGCGCTGAGGGGCTTCAGCAACGTGTGGGAAGGGGGCAGCTGAAGGCGGACCATGGCCTTGAGAAATTGGAAAAGCTGAGGCAAAGTGAATGCATCCAGGCTGTCGATGCTGTACTGGCA is part of the Mobula birostris isolate sMobBir1 chromosome 4, sMobBir1.hap1, whole genome shotgun sequence genome and harbors:
- the fastkd5 gene encoding FAST kinase domain-containing protein 5, mitochondrial, whose translation is MATVNSWKLPRRICNWRTYSKTIRCTEVTRLEEKKEDDNNKPGVRFDRTNLFLSGTDYKIYSCPAAYASTKIQAQQNASNEMKDDRNALPFFLEHVPSNVGIKQVCNTYMVTCSRRLSSIRNTLLELAYSKPSEDQHSDTWRTMTSKEKAGLDIVEVYDTKEDPRGFQKIGSAYKGLCFCSSEQREELTVKEGQKILSNVSILKSSLTPEIISDYAWHLSWLPAEQHVLLKADFRFGMLCQYSIDSLDAFTLPQLFQFLKAMVRLQLPPSHTLLKPLSAEFCRRVWDMEFNQLLYVADMWRYLGYSVPRYMELVLSYVGLRWKELTMPQLVQLLYIIGESRQAPADLMQKLELLLSNYLDQMNLEEIGAACLGFFKSKNGFSEQLMRRIGDKVAAKMEDISNYSLVNVLKMFRYTHVSHMPFLERLGEVAAERIPKIGTQGVMHIVLACASLRYRDTHLLDSVAAKVPSKVQYCRSKDIAKYLWSFSALNYEPENATEFFSSLTEQLHLKTHEYQRFPEHFLTALLALAFSQRFPHNLINVALSPHFIKLAIDGSPFELKKDLFTLDGTVAIECPDYTGHRLPLQLRQEVTEMLWNFARQDICMKPEMVEAATLLQVMLGGPQFVKKHLILPHTRSADLEVHFDPSGEPLPFNTEATNKDLKKLELKFNSVQVTDELISQLAKGSTGRSSLKSDFDGLCVREDGFVKDLHKTEDVKERSHVGLNLKLFRNDVSLTDSLLSSLTNSKIANQNAAQKSEIRKLAIQVSNRNHYCHSSHILLGLHSMKRRQLVRAGYVVIELPYWEWVPLLKRTRSEKIAYLHQKLYNSLG